The Phyllopteryx taeniolatus isolate TA_2022b chromosome 17, UOR_Ptae_1.2, whole genome shotgun sequence genome window below encodes:
- the wnt11 gene encoding protein Wnt-11, translated as MRRCSHVLPLAVLAALLLSQVCSGIKWLAISHTPKTLHINQTQHCKLLPGLVSSQAQLCRSNMELMQTIIQAAREVKKTCQKTFADMRWNCSSIERPSDSSKYRPDLDRGTRESAFVYALSAATISHTIARACTSGDLRLCSCGPIPAEIPEPGYRWGGCADNLHYGLVMGSKFADAPMKMKRAGSHANKLMHLHNSEVGRQALREAVVMKCKCHGVSGSCSIRTCWRGLQDLREIAMDLKTKYLSATKVVHRPMGTRKQLVPKDIDIRPVRENELVYLQSSPDFCTKNDKLGSVGTQDRQCNKTSAGSDSCDLMCCGRGYNPYTEKLAERCHCKYHWCCYVTCKKCERIVERYVCK; from the exons ATGAGGAGGTGCTCTCACGTTCTGCCTCTCGCTGTGCTCGCTGCTCTGCTGCTGTCTCAGGTCTGCTCTGGCATCAAATGGCT AGCAATATCACATACACCCAAGACCTTACACATCAACCAGACCCAACACTGTAAGCTGTTGCCCGGCCTGGTGTCCTCCCAAGCGCAGCTGTGCCGCAGCAACATGGAACTCATGCAAACCATCATCCAAGCAGCCCGCGAAGTCAAGAAAACTTGTCAAAAGACCTTTGCTGACATGCGCTGGAACTGCTCCTCCATAGAGCGTCCCAGCGATTCCTCCAAGTATCGTCCAGACCTTGACCGAG GAACAAGGGAGTCTGCATTTGTCTATGCCCTTTCCGCTGCCACCATTAGCCACACCATCGCAAGGGCGTGCACCTCTGGAGATCTGCGCCTGTGCTCATGCGGTCCGATTCCAGCTGAGATCCCAGAGCCCGGCTATCGCTGGGGGGGCTGCGCTGACAACCTCCATTACGGGTTGGTTATGGGTTCCAAATTTGCCGATGCTCCCATGAAGATGAAACGTGCAGGGTCCCATGCCAACAAACTAATGCACCTACACAACAGTGAAGTTGGCAGACAG GCATTGAGGGAGGCGGTGGTAATGAAGTGTAAGTGTCATGGCGTATCCGGCTCGTGCTCCATAAGGACTTGCTGGAGAGGCCTTCAGGACCTGAGAGAGATCGCCATGGACCTGAAGACGAAGTACTTGTCGGCTACCAAGGTGGTTCACAGACCCATGGGGACACGCAAGCAACTGGTGCCCAAAGACATTGACATCCGGCCTGTGAGGGAGAATGAGCTGGTCTACCTGCAGAGTTCCCCAGACTTCTGCACCAAGAATGACAAACTGGGTTCAGTCGGCACACAGGACAG GCAGTGTAACAAAACTTCAGCTGGCAGTGACAGCTGTGACTTGATGTGCTGCGGCCGTGGCTACAACCCGTACACGGAGAAGCTCGCGGAACGCTGCCATTGCAAGTACCACTGGTGCTGCTACGTAACCTGCAAGAAGTGCGAGCGGATTGTGGAGCGATACGTCTGCAAATGA